The Phycisphaerales bacterium AB-hyl4 genome contains a region encoding:
- a CDS encoding substrate-binding domain-containing protein, with the protein MTKQAQIIGDVRQKIANGVYAPGRPLPTQKMLSSHYGVAMGTVRQALASLARDGILESRRGFGTIVNPNIDTGNAPDTPARRLGLLVPESWFGGTYVTTLKRILAENPEFDLSIRFADSQTKESILDWAQPLAAVLTQDAISIDLMEYLRATGKPVMVIGYLLTGRCPSWASEVITDADMAYHMAVQFVHSLGHRRILLVRESGSFYFESVGRAFQHEVKKLGGDVIGDQVIAAQGDDGSTLLEHLDGCKQKPTAVIVDGGLQCCRHLHALQSAGWRVPDQISLLSMNQVPEDWLSTPTLSRVEMSIGHWAGHLAEALRSVIDDGAIVREHLPPRIVWGKTCGRVEDGTDH; encoded by the coding sequence ATGACTAAGCAGGCACAGATCATCGGGGACGTTCGGCAGAAAATCGCCAACGGCGTGTATGCGCCCGGACGACCACTGCCCACACAGAAGATGCTCTCGTCGCACTACGGCGTGGCGATGGGAACGGTGCGCCAGGCGCTCGCAAGCCTGGCCCGCGATGGGATTCTGGAGTCGCGGCGTGGCTTCGGCACGATCGTGAACCCCAATATCGACACCGGAAACGCTCCCGACACACCAGCACGCAGACTCGGCCTGCTCGTCCCGGAAAGCTGGTTCGGCGGAACCTATGTCACCACCTTGAAGCGTATTCTCGCAGAGAATCCTGAGTTTGACCTGAGCATTCGCTTCGCGGACAGCCAAACCAAGGAGTCGATCCTCGACTGGGCGCAGCCGCTTGCTGCCGTGCTGACCCAGGACGCGATCTCGATCGACCTGATGGAGTACCTGCGTGCCACCGGCAAGCCTGTGATGGTCATCGGCTACCTTCTCACCGGGCGATGCCCCTCCTGGGCGAGCGAGGTCATCACGGACGCGGACATGGCCTATCACATGGCTGTGCAGTTCGTCCATTCGCTCGGCCATCGCCGAATACTGCTCGTCCGCGAAAGCGGGTCGTTCTACTTCGAATCCGTCGGCCGTGCATTTCAGCATGAAGTGAAGAAGCTCGGCGGAGATGTCATCGGCGACCAGGTGATCGCCGCGCAGGGTGACGACGGCAGCACCCTCCTTGAACACCTGGACGGCTGCAAACAAAAACCCACGGCTGTGATCGTGGACGGTGGCCTCCAGTGCTGCCGACATCTCCACGCGCTTCAAAGCGCCGGCTGGCGCGTACCCGATCAGATCAGCCTGCTGTCCATGAATCAGGTGCCTGAGGACTGGTTGTCCACGCCCACCTTGAGCCGTGTCGAGATGTCAATCGGTCACTGGGCCGGGCATCTTGCTGAGGCGCTGCGTTCCGTGATTGACGACGGGGCTATCGTCCGCGAGCACCTGCCTCCGCGCATCGTGTGGGGCAAGACGTGCGGCCGCGTTGAAGATGGAACTGATCACTGA
- a CDS encoding extracellular solute-binding protein: MPGHLQDKPKIQIRAQGLPPPHAVDVSALANRAVLRAFLERRPDVTGDGMDTGPLMAIVAGIPPNAIYVNYRQSSTYLSQEFLVPVEVLLARLLSDDSRVREYDEEGRWLGEAEVTSAIRERVPDPAWPVVYRADESGQYAQPHAWAVPTSTLVMALQYRKDLFAAAGLDPERGPADWEEMREYTRLLTVPERQQYGLSVEGGNLLSWGIYTFLVSAGARAVEQDADGTWRASYGTREAAEAVGFFRGLANDTFERDGRTLRRAAYIGTNERGLMWYRGQVAMRFAYMDEEPLGEINPQLVGIAPVPIGPSGERGCELNSRMVGIYSGPDRLSNWRSWITSGSSPARMPIASVPAFM, translated from the coding sequence ATGCCCGGCCATTTGCAGGACAAGCCGAAGATCCAGATCCGGGCTCAGGGCCTGCCGCCCCCCCATGCGGTCGATGTCTCAGCGCTGGCGAATCGCGCGGTCCTGCGGGCGTTTCTGGAACGCCGGCCGGACGTGACCGGCGACGGAATGGACACGGGGCCGCTGATGGCGATCGTGGCGGGGATTCCACCAAATGCGATCTACGTGAACTATCGACAGAGTTCGACCTATCTGTCCCAGGAATTTCTGGTACCGGTGGAGGTGCTGCTGGCCCGATTGCTCAGTGACGATTCGCGTGTGCGGGAATACGACGAGGAAGGCCGCTGGTTGGGCGAGGCGGAAGTGACGTCGGCGATTCGCGAACGCGTGCCCGATCCGGCCTGGCCGGTGGTATATCGTGCGGACGAGAGCGGGCAGTATGCCCAGCCCCATGCTTGGGCGGTGCCAACGAGCACGTTGGTGATGGCGCTGCAATATCGCAAGGATCTATTCGCCGCGGCCGGGCTGGACCCGGAACGCGGGCCGGCGGACTGGGAGGAGATGCGAGAATACACCCGCCTCCTGACGGTGCCGGAGCGTCAGCAGTACGGACTGTCGGTGGAAGGCGGAAACTTGCTGAGCTGGGGCATCTACACATTTCTGGTCTCGGCAGGCGCGCGGGCGGTAGAGCAGGATGCGGATGGCACGTGGCGGGCGAGCTACGGCACGCGCGAAGCAGCGGAGGCGGTGGGCTTTTTCCGCGGCCTCGCAAACGACACGTTCGAGCGTGACGGGCGGACGCTCCGCAGGGCGGCCTACATCGGCACCAACGAACGGGGGCTGATGTGGTATCGCGGGCAGGTGGCGATGCGGTTCGCGTACATGGACGAGGAACCGCTCGGCGAGATCAACCCGCAACTTGTGGGCATCGCCCCGGTGCCCATAGGCCCCTCCGGCGAACGCGGCTGCGAACTGAACAGCCGGATGGTGGGCATCTACAGTGGTCCAGACCGGCTCAGCAACTGGCGGTCATGGATTACATCTGGTTCATCACCAGCGAGGATGCCCATCGCATCCGTACCCGCATTTATGTAG
- a CDS encoding tyrosine-type recombinase/integrase: MQYWPELTASSVQGAIARLTQSARVRDEQTGESKLIQQPLKQRSRNHYLTVAKSFCNWMVADGRAFNVPANTAGMLRQDLKAAGVAYETAQGVFDFHALRTTFCTTIGQSGASMETVRTLARHASITTTQRYLRTDDQQQVAALSALPTITIAPAAAAQTGTHDAAALTALLTAGHHKSAQMDAPLCAIDAESVEVVVELSAKENPVKNGVFVPSRGKAERAGFENPLYIKNAAL; encoded by the coding sequence GTGCAGTACTGGCCGGAGCTGACCGCCAGCAGCGTGCAGGGGGCGATCGCCCGGCTGACGCAATCGGCGCGGGTGCGGGACGAGCAGACCGGCGAGTCCAAGCTCATTCAGCAGCCGCTGAAGCAGCGCAGTCGCAACCACTACCTCACCGTCGCCAAGAGCTTCTGCAACTGGATGGTGGCGGACGGCCGGGCGTTCAACGTGCCGGCGAACACAGCTGGGATGCTCCGCCAGGATCTGAAGGCTGCCGGCGTCGCCTACGAGACCGCCCAGGGCGTCTTCGACTTTCATGCCCTGCGGACGACCTTCTGCACCACGATCGGCCAGAGCGGGGCCTCCATGGAAACCGTGCGGACGCTTGCCCGGCACGCCAGCATCACGACCACCCAGCGGTACCTGCGGACGGACGACCAGCAGCAGGTGGCGGCCCTCTCAGCGCTGCCGACGATCACGATCGCCCCCGCCGCCGCGGCCCAGACCGGTACCCACGACGCTGCGGCGCTGACTGCTCTACTGACTGCGGGACACCACAAATCGGCGCAGATGGATGCACCTCTGTGCGCTATCGACGCCGAGTCGGTAGAGGTGGTTGTCGAGCTCAGCGCAAAAGAAAACCCCGTAAAAAACGGGGTTTTCGTCCCCTCAAGGGGGAAAGCGGAGAGGGCGGGATTCGAAAATCCCCTCTATATCAAAAATGCCGCTTTGTAA
- a CDS encoding alpha-L-rhamnosidase C-terminal domain-containing protein codes for MFATVELSVTCNTPDAMLRLHLGEKLDASGNVDRQPPGTIRYRSIDVKLTVGTHCYRIAIPPDTQNTGPAAIPLPVEAGDVVPFRYCEIDANHATPTVERIHQLAIHVPFDDTAASFECSDATLNAVWQLCRHTIKATTFCGMYVDGDRERIPYEGDAYINQLSHYACDAHYQTARYTHEYLVQHPTWFADWNMHSVFMAWADVLYTGDRESVNCFYDDLVAKTLIDLGAEDGLISTAAPRPAELERKLHLFHARYIAKDSLQDLVDWPPGSFTVGGIGERDNHDMRPINTVINALHYRALVLMAAMARLIDRTSDADRFSRQAEKVRQAINSKLFDPTRGIYIDGEGSSHASLHSNMMPLAFGLVPPKRRDTVLQFVKSRGMACSVYGAQYLLEGLYDYGEAEYALSLMTSRSDRSWWHMLEQGSTMTLEAWAHRYKNNLDWNHAWGTAPINIIPRKLMGIEPVAPGYAHIRLRPQPASLTHVSIKVPTPLGPIIADYDGTTSQRRYTITVPGEMRVDLDDAVRQSLAVDVRRMEA; via the coding sequence ATGTTTGCCACGGTCGAGTTGAGCGTCACCTGCAATACGCCAGACGCCATGCTCCGTCTTCACCTTGGTGAAAAGCTGGATGCCTCGGGGAACGTCGACCGCCAACCGCCGGGCACGATTCGATACCGCAGTATCGACGTCAAGCTCACTGTGGGCACGCACTGCTACCGGATTGCCATTCCCCCTGACACGCAGAATACCGGGCCCGCCGCGATCCCACTGCCCGTTGAAGCAGGCGACGTTGTCCCGTTCCGGTACTGCGAGATCGACGCGAACCACGCAACCCCGACCGTGGAGCGCATCCATCAACTCGCGATTCACGTGCCGTTTGATGACACAGCGGCATCCTTCGAGTGTTCCGATGCGACGCTCAACGCGGTCTGGCAGCTTTGCAGGCACACCATCAAAGCAACGACGTTCTGCGGCATGTACGTCGACGGCGACCGCGAACGCATCCCCTACGAAGGCGACGCATACATCAACCAACTGAGCCACTATGCCTGCGATGCTCATTACCAGACCGCCCGCTACACACACGAATACCTTGTGCAACACCCGACATGGTTCGCTGACTGGAACATGCACTCGGTATTCATGGCGTGGGCGGACGTGCTCTACACAGGCGACCGCGAATCAGTCAACTGCTTCTACGACGACCTGGTGGCCAAGACACTCATCGACCTGGGCGCGGAGGATGGCCTGATCAGTACCGCCGCCCCCCGACCAGCCGAGCTGGAGCGGAAGCTGCACCTGTTCCATGCCCGCTACATAGCAAAGGACAGTCTGCAGGATCTGGTCGACTGGCCCCCCGGCAGCTTTACCGTCGGGGGCATCGGCGAACGCGACAACCACGACATGCGCCCGATCAACACCGTGATCAATGCGCTGCACTATCGAGCGTTGGTGCTGATGGCTGCGATGGCGCGATTGATTGACCGCACCTCCGATGCCGACCGTTTCTCGCGACAAGCTGAGAAGGTGCGCCAGGCCATCAACAGCAAGCTGTTCGATCCGACGCGCGGTATATACATCGATGGTGAAGGCTCGTCGCACGCATCGTTGCATTCCAACATGATGCCGTTAGCCTTCGGCCTTGTTCCGCCGAAGCGGCGCGATACGGTGCTGCAGTTCGTGAAGTCGCGCGGCATGGCGTGCAGCGTCTACGGCGCGCAATACCTACTGGAAGGTCTTTACGATTACGGCGAAGCGGAGTATGCGCTGTCGCTGATGACTTCGCGAAGCGATCGTAGCTGGTGGCATATGCTGGAGCAAGGATCAACGATGACGCTCGAGGCGTGGGCACACCGATACAAGAACAATCTCGATTGGAACCACGCTTGGGGCACAGCCCCGATCAACATCATCCCGCGCAAACTCATGGGGATTGAACCTGTCGCACCTGGATACGCTCATATCCGATTGCGCCCGCAGCCAGCCTCCCTGACGCATGTATCAATCAAAGTGCCCACGCCGCTGGGGCCGATCATCGCAGACTACGACGGAACCACCAGTCAGCGGCGGTACACCATCACCGTGCCGGGGGAGATGCGGGTTGACTTGGATGATGCGGTGAGGCAAAGCCTCGCCGTCGATGTGCGACGTATGGAGGCCTGA
- a CDS encoding GntR family transcriptional regulator has translation MAKLVEQTSSVSPPRKLRKRAYAYKRVADSLAREISEGRYAVGDQLPVEKALEDRFNVSRIVVRQAMGLLEQEQIIRREPGRGTFVMSRGPTNEAAPERHSLIGIVSDFKFGHSDAYGGPILRELAKQFSGTSRTPALFNIWCEGEDPNFEDSTLERLREVDGIVVLMPTLPIRTERILQQLIRLQKPVVGINFTSSIIDTIAPDNFNGGIQAAEHLLELGHRRMVCIEMENPSQGWKDRIEGFRHVLSRMTDASMRTVTVTPFNIHQRVCEFVDSADHLPTAIFAGTDENAVKVITALGKYDIKVPEDISVMGYNDEQVAESHIAPLSTIHVPLREMATHAARLLEQRIASGVSGVSHREILFATHLVVRESTAAPS, from the coding sequence ATGGCGAAGCTAGTAGAACAAACATCCAGCGTGTCGCCGCCTCGCAAGCTCAGAAAGCGAGCATACGCGTATAAGCGTGTCGCCGATTCGTTGGCCCGCGAGATATCGGAAGGGCGCTACGCGGTGGGAGATCAGCTGCCTGTCGAGAAGGCGCTGGAAGATCGCTTCAATGTCAGTCGAATAGTGGTTCGCCAAGCGATGGGGCTGCTTGAACAGGAGCAGATCATTCGACGAGAACCGGGCCGCGGCACGTTTGTTATGAGTCGCGGGCCGACGAACGAGGCCGCGCCGGAACGGCACAGTCTGATCGGCATTGTGAGCGACTTTAAGTTTGGGCATTCTGACGCTTATGGTGGGCCTATCTTGCGCGAACTGGCCAAGCAATTCTCGGGCACATCTCGTACCCCGGCGTTATTCAACATCTGGTGTGAAGGCGAGGATCCAAATTTTGAAGATTCTACGCTTGAGCGTTTGCGCGAGGTCGATGGCATCGTCGTCTTAATGCCCACGCTGCCAATACGCACGGAGCGGATCCTTCAACAATTGATTCGCTTGCAGAAACCTGTCGTGGGGATCAATTTTACCAGTTCGATCATTGACACCATTGCGCCGGATAATTTCAACGGAGGCATTCAGGCGGCGGAGCATCTTCTCGAACTCGGTCACCGACGGATGGTATGTATCGAAATGGAAAACCCGTCGCAGGGTTGGAAAGACCGCATCGAAGGTTTTCGGCATGTCCTCAGTCGCATGACTGACGCGTCAATGCGGACCGTCACGGTGACACCGTTCAACATCCATCAACGTGTCTGCGAATTTGTCGATTCGGCAGACCACTTGCCAACCGCCATTTTCGCAGGGACCGACGAGAACGCTGTGAAGGTGATTACGGCACTTGGTAAGTACGACATCAAGGTGCCCGAAGACATCAGTGTCATGGGGTACAACGACGAGCAGGTCGCCGAATCGCATATCGCACCGTTAAGCACGATTCATGTACCATTGCGTGAGATGGCTACGCATGCTGCTCGCCTGCTCGAACAGCGGATCGCTTCGGGGGTAAGTGGTGTATCACACCGGGAAATTCTTTTTGCGACGCATCTTGTTGTTCGTGAGAGCACAGCTGCACCGTCATAG
- a CDS encoding PEP-CTERM sorting domain-containing protein: protein MRKLLTALAVTGMAVPAIADPMWDFNDQQEPWIDNSTFWEWDSNAGIVNGENIHRHIVGTFHVPLNATFTQDDDFFATFDLRVSAPSSWIGAFQVGRVGFFNQNTWGDEFSNFLGVHAAARPNTDVSIRFADDDGTGNAFSFVNSPSGTWFSYEVVYASGEGDNNAGLLTLNRYAQGDLGGTPDVSQSYSLLAGQEFAINAFGLASGHDSTATSNGFGMALDNVSVIPEPASIVLLGLGAACAIRRRNRQSIA, encoded by the coding sequence ATGCGAAAACTTCTGACCGCTCTAGCCGTAACTGGAATGGCCGTTCCCGCCATTGCGGACCCGATGTGGGATTTCAACGACCAGCAGGAGCCCTGGATCGATAACAGCACATTCTGGGAATGGGACTCAAATGCTGGGATTGTCAACGGTGAGAACATTCATCGCCATATTGTCGGGACGTTTCACGTTCCGCTTAATGCCACCTTCACGCAAGACGATGATTTCTTCGCGACTTTTGATCTCAGGGTGTCTGCCCCATCATCATGGATCGGCGCGTTCCAGGTCGGCAGGGTAGGGTTCTTTAATCAAAACACATGGGGCGACGAGTTCAGTAACTTTCTTGGTGTACATGCCGCGGCACGCCCAAATACCGATGTATCGATTCGTTTCGCCGATGATGATGGCACGGGTAATGCGTTCTCCTTTGTCAACTCACCCTCTGGCACCTGGTTCAGCTATGAAGTGGTGTATGCTTCAGGCGAGGGTGACAATAATGCCGGCCTGCTCACGCTGAATCGCTACGCCCAAGGCGACCTCGGCGGGACGCCCGATGTCAGCCAGAGCTACAGCCTCCTTGCAGGCCAAGAGTTCGCGATCAATGCATTTGGCCTTGCCTCGGGCCATGATTCAACAGCAACCAGCAACGGTTTCGGCATGGCCCTGGACAATGTGTCGGTCATCCCCGAACCTGCATCGATCGTGCTGTTGGGGCTCGGGGCGGCATGCGCAATTCGTCGCCGCAATCGACAGTCGATCGCGTAA
- a CDS encoding type II secretion system protein yields the protein MGRVKGFTLIELLVVISIIGLLVALLLPALSSAREMSKRAVCLSGMRQLAIGTTLYADDYNNWMPVDYIRDTQGFTPTGVAGRAMFWNKWTNLGLIFSASTGPLKGHGYISDPQAFFCPSVYESQPNEGYAYYQSLDAFEDPRRSGWIVYHSYIYRASPPVEGTTGFWRLDENPNACFLSDKIFNTTGTAMKQGHGVDGVNAAYTDGHARWIRDERIYNQLGSVSMTSPQLSFMTNQLFELLDDH from the coding sequence ATGGGCCGTGTCAAGGGTTTCACGCTGATCGAACTGCTGGTGGTAATTTCAATCATAGGTTTGCTCGTGGCCTTATTGCTTCCCGCTTTGAGCAGTGCTCGTGAGATGAGCAAACGTGCCGTATGTCTTTCGGGGATGCGACAATTGGCGATCGGGACCACCCTCTACGCAGATGATTACAACAATTGGATGCCCGTGGATTATATTCGCGACACCCAGGGCTTCACGCCGACAGGTGTGGCCGGGCGAGCTATGTTCTGGAATAAGTGGACGAACCTCGGCTTAATCTTCAGCGCAAGCACTGGTCCTTTGAAAGGACATGGCTATATCAGTGATCCTCAAGCGTTCTTCTGTCCGAGTGTGTATGAGAGCCAGCCAAACGAAGGTTATGCGTACTATCAATCTCTGGACGCATTTGAAGACCCGCGTAGATCTGGCTGGATCGTCTACCACTCGTACATATACAGAGCAAGTCCACCTGTCGAGGGAACGACTGGGTTCTGGCGACTCGACGAAAATCCAAACGCATGCTTTTTGTCCGACAAAATCTTCAATACCACGGGCACAGCTATGAAGCAGGGGCACGGCGTTGATGGCGTCAATGCTGCTTATACCGATGGTCATGCCCGCTGGATTCGTGATGAACGAATTTACAATCAACTCGGAAGTGTTTCGATGACGTCCCCGCAGCTTTCATTCATGACCAATCAACTGTTCGAGTTGCTGGACGATCATTAA
- a CDS encoding exo-alpha-sialidase, which translates to MNNIALATSYPVQVIHNFGEGHFGSAREPVLRRMQDGSLLCFHYTGGPWEPHDENCIVRTISLDDGKTWSQPEVIFNHPRRATWGPELFAEDGKVMAFVHTFNTDRWYGEMKTFLAISSDSGRTFTEPSMMPGPSGNVVMRRTIVLSNGDWLTPCYWQEHLSGFTNEFTREGFSQGGEWRFRVGVVRANNQDWKTANVVGRLENEHCDLWEPNAVEIAPGHIVMFMRASGTGVLYRAESLDYGRSWSEAVPTDIPNADTKITLLKIRNKTILLNNPTSRGRSRIELWVSDDGCENWATRIEVARLKTQGRAGVNEHYIPAMVCYPDGFVDEAQESIYVAFEDGACHYMAKIPLADFR; encoded by the coding sequence ATGAATAATATCGCTTTGGCAACGTCGTACCCGGTCCAAGTGATTCACAATTTTGGTGAAGGCCACTTTGGATCCGCCCGCGAACCAGTACTTCGACGGATGCAAGATGGCTCGCTGTTATGTTTTCATTACACGGGTGGACCTTGGGAACCGCACGATGAGAATTGCATTGTTCGGACGATCAGCCTAGATGACGGGAAGACCTGGTCGCAGCCGGAAGTGATATTCAATCATCCCAGGCGAGCCACATGGGGCCCAGAGCTATTCGCCGAAGACGGGAAGGTGATGGCTTTCGTCCACACGTTCAACACTGACCGCTGGTATGGCGAGATGAAGACATTCCTCGCCATCAGCAGCGACAGCGGTCGAACATTCACCGAACCCTCCATGATGCCCGGTCCGAGTGGCAACGTCGTGATGCGCCGAACGATCGTACTATCCAATGGTGATTGGCTGACACCTTGTTATTGGCAAGAACATCTTTCAGGGTTTACCAACGAGTTTACTAGAGAGGGATTCAGCCAGGGCGGCGAATGGCGATTTCGTGTTGGCGTCGTGCGGGCAAACAACCAGGACTGGAAGACGGCTAACGTCGTCGGCCGTCTGGAGAATGAACATTGCGATCTTTGGGAGCCCAATGCGGTCGAAATTGCTCCTGGGCATATCGTGATGTTCATGCGTGCTTCGGGCACAGGCGTGCTTTATCGTGCAGAAAGCCTGGACTACGGACGATCGTGGTCTGAGGCAGTTCCCACTGACATTCCCAACGCCGATACGAAAATCACGCTATTGAAAATTAGGAACAAGACGATTCTGTTGAATAACCCGACGTCTCGTGGACGTAGCCGGATCGAGCTGTGGGTTTCCGATGATGGGTGCGAAAACTGGGCCACGCGGATCGAAGTGGCAAGATTGAAAACGCAGGGGAGAGCCGGGGTCAACGAGCACTACATTCCTGCCATGGTCTGTTATCCCGACGGTTTCGTGGATGAGGCGCAGGAGTCGATTTACGTTGCATTTGAAGATGGTGCATGCCATTACATGGCTAAGATTCCACTTGCGGACTTTCGGTAG
- a CDS encoding H-X9-DG-CTERM domain-containing protein — translation MDAYVNYNGGLSTGATYRIAAGHGSYANADGNWGSPGTATGSWYGWRWGRTYSAERDATPVPRLNMAGQTPVPLAASRQPIIGDVWAPPGELIAIHGGHLYGTPAPVAPNHSHGANVGFLDGHVSWRNADQIDKNIEFHTAAKLWW, via the coding sequence ATGGATGCTTATGTGAACTACAACGGCGGCTTAAGTACCGGGGCCACCTACCGCATTGCCGCTGGTCACGGCTCTTATGCAAATGCCGATGGGAATTGGGGATCCCCGGGTACAGCCACGGGAAGCTGGTATGGGTGGCGTTGGGGTCGTACCTATAGCGCCGAACGCGATGCCACTCCTGTGCCGCGCCTGAATATGGCGGGCCAGACGCCGGTTCCGCTGGCGGCCTCAAGACAACCCATCATTGGCGACGTCTGGGCTCCCCCTGGAGAGTTGATCGCCATACATGGCGGCCATCTCTACGGCACACCAGCTCCTGTCGCGCCGAATCACAGTCACGGCGCCAACGTCGGGTTCCTCGACGGCCATGTGAGTTGGCGCAACGCCGACCAGATTGATAAGAACATTGAGTTTCACACGGCAGCTAAATTGTGGTGGTGA
- a CDS encoding PHP domain-containing protein — protein sequence MSHVPNRYRYETHMHTSEGSACGKSTGAELARMYAKAGYAGIIITDHFFNGNCAVPRDLPWGERVERFCLGYENAAAAGGELNLSVFLGWEYNYRGTEFLTYGLDKAFLLAHPDILDWDVVTYLDAIREAGGLISQAHPFRQRPYIEHTRLFHNHVDAAEVYNASDCDAWNDMACRYVAMNNLMHTAGSDTHHVSRSPLSGLGFDRPLHTIEEFIAAVRAGDGVVLRDIENPLVPVTAAPSPAADDQAGA from the coding sequence ATGAGCCATGTACCGAACCGCTACCGCTACGAAACGCACATGCACACCAGTGAAGGTAGTGCTTGCGGCAAGAGTACTGGCGCCGAACTGGCTCGAATGTACGCGAAAGCGGGCTATGCCGGCATCATCATCACCGACCATTTTTTCAACGGCAACTGCGCCGTCCCCCGTGACCTGCCTTGGGGCGAGCGGGTCGAGCGATTCTGCCTCGGCTATGAAAACGCCGCCGCCGCCGGCGGGGAACTGAACCTGTCGGTGTTCCTCGGCTGGGAGTACAACTACCGGGGAACGGAGTTTTTGACGTATGGTTTGGACAAAGCCTTTCTGCTCGCCCACCCCGACATTCTCGATTGGGACGTGGTGACGTACCTCGACGCCATACGCGAGGCGGGTGGTCTGATCAGCCAGGCTCACCCGTTTCGGCAGCGGCCGTATATCGAGCACACCCGGCTGTTTCACAACCATGTCGATGCTGCCGAGGTCTACAACGCCTCGGACTGCGACGCGTGGAATGACATGGCCTGTCGATATGTGGCGATGAACAACCTCATGCACACCGCCGGCTCGGACACGCATCACGTTTCGCGTTCGCCGCTGTCGGGCCTCGGCTTCGATCGGCCGCTGCACACGATCGAAGAATTCATCGCCGCGGTGCGAGCCGGCGACGGCGTCGTCCTGCGCGACATCGAGAATCCGCTGGTTCCCGTCACGGCAGCGCCGTCACCCGCGGCGGACGACCAAGCCGGAGCGTGA